A genome region from Geminocystis sp. M7585_C2015_104 includes the following:
- a CDS encoding four helix bundle protein produces MFHNLRHSRGGAHELNYYLPLSKDLGYLTDSQFKAMNKEITAIIRMLNSLINSLRKKINPLYPIPYPLHPYKQKTSPQGGDKDKAMAQFPKSPTFGTMW; encoded by the coding sequence ATGTTCCATAATTTACGTCATTCAAGAGGGGGTGCCCATGAATTGAACTATTACCTGCCCCTCTCCAAAGACTTGGGCTATTTGACTGACAGCCAGTTTAAAGCAATGAATAAAGAAATTACCGCAATAATTAGAATGCTAAACTCCCTAATAAACTCTTTGAGAAAAAAAATTAATCCCCTATACCCTATCCCTTATCCCCTACACCCCTACAAACAAAAAACATCCCCACAAGGGGGAGACAAGGACAAAGCTATGGCACAATTCCCAAAATCGCCAACATTTGGTACTATGTGGTAG